One region of Chelonoidis abingdonii isolate Lonesome George chromosome 14, CheloAbing_2.0, whole genome shotgun sequence genomic DNA includes:
- the CBFA2T2 gene encoding protein CBFA2T2 isoform X1 has translation MVGIPGAFQFASEKRVPVMPGSPVEVKIQSRSSPPSMPPLPPVNPGGPRPLSFTPTALPNGINHSPPTLNGAPSPPQRFSNGPASSSSSSLTNQQLPATCGARQLSKLKRFLTTLQQFGNDISPEIGEKVRTLVLALVNSTVTIEEFHCKLQEATNFPLRPFVIPFLKANLPLLQRELLHCARAAKQTPSQYLAQHEHILLNTNTTSPSDSSELLMEVNGNGKRHSPDRREENSFERDPLPSEPPAKRVCTISPAPRHSPALALPLMNPAGQFHPTPPPLQHYNLEDIATSHLYRDPNKLLEQRDMRDRHSNLGLNGGYQDELVDHRLTEREWADEWKHLDHALNCIMEMVEKTRRSMAVLRRCQEADREELNYWKRRCSESAETRKGGSEFISRQHSPGSSDSISSDSQRDFSSRSGTGYVTEEIWKKAEEAVNEVKRQAMSEVQKAVAEAEQKAFEMIASERARMEQTIADAKRQATEDAFLVINEQEESTESCWNCGRKASETCSGCNIARYCGSFCQHKDWERHHRICGQGLHSQAKPLSLPAGRLAAAAAKPADGVPSPALEKTSATTSRSSTPASVTAIDTNGL, from the exons TGCCCAATGGGATTAACCATTCTCCCCCCACGCTGAATGGGGcaccctctccaccccaaagattCAGCAATGGTCCTGCCTCATCATCTTCATCCTCCCTGACCAATCAGCAACTCCCAGCAACTTGTGGGGCCCGGCAGCTCAGCAAACTCAAGCGCTTCCTTACCACCCTTCAGCAGTTTGGCAATGACATTTCACCAGAGATCGGGGAGAAGGTCCGGACCCTAGTCCTAGCACTAGTG AACTCTACAGTGACAATTGAGGAATTTCACTGCAAGCTCCAAGAGGCCACCAACTTCCCTCTTCGTCCCTTTGTGATTCCATTTCTGAAG GCCaaccttcccttgctgcagagggAGCTGCTGCACTGCGCCCGGGCTGCCAAGCAAACGCCTTCCCAGTACCTGGCCCAGCATGAGCACATCCTGCTGAACACAAACACCACGTCCCCATCCGACTCCTCTGAGCTGCTGATGGAGGTGAATGGAAATGGGAAGAGACATAGTCCAGACAG aagagaagaaaatagtTTTGAGAGAGACCCGCTGCCATCGGAGCCGCCGGCCAAGAGAGTGTGCACCATTAGTCCAGCTCCGcggcacagccctgccctggctctcCCCCTCATGAATCCTGCTGGGCAGTtccatccaaccccacctccgCTCCAGCACTACAACTTGGAAGATATCGCAACTTCCCACCTGTACAGAGATCCCAACAAGCTCTTGGAACAGAGGGATATGCGCGACAGACATAGCAATCTCG GTTTAAATGGAGGCTATCAGGATGAGCTCGTGGACCATCGCTTAACAGAGAGAGAGTGGGCTGATGAGTGGAAGCATCTCGATCAC GCTTTGAATTGCATCATGGAAATGGTGGAGAAGACTAGGCGCTCCATGGCTGTTCTGCGGCGCTGTCAGGAGGCTGACCGGGAGGAGCTCAACTACTGGAAGAGGCGGTGCAGCGAGAGTGCAGAGacaaggaagggagggagtgaaTTCATCTCGAGGCAGCACAGTCCCGGGAGCTCTGACTCCATCAGCAGTG ATTCCCAGCGGGacttcagcagcaggtcaggGACGGGCTATGTTACTGAAGAGATATGGAAAAAAGCTG AAGAAGCCGTGAATGAGGTGAAGCGCCAGGCTATGTCTGAGGTGCAGAAAGCTGTGGCCGAGGCAGAGCAGAAGGCATTTGAAATGATTGCATCCGAGAGGGCCCGCATGGAACAAACCATTGCAGACGCAAAGCGCCAAGCTACTGAGGATGCCTTCCTCGTAATCAATGAGCAGGAAGAGTCTACAGAG AGCTGTTGGAACTGCGGTCGCAAAGCCAGTGAGACGTGCAGCGGATGCAACATTGCCCGGTACTGTGGCTCTTTCTGCCAGCACAAAGACTGGGAGCGACATCATCGGATCTGCGGACAAGGGTTACACAGCCAGGCCAAGccgctttccctgccagcagggCGATTGGCAGCAGCCGCCGCCAAGCCAGCCGATGGGGTTCCAAGTCCCGCCCTAGAGAAGACCTCTGCAACAACCTCTCGATCCTCTACCCCAGCTTCCGTGACAGCAATAGACACTAATGGACTCTAA
- the CBFA2T2 gene encoding protein CBFA2T2 isoform X3, which yields MPGSPVEVKIQSRSSPPSMPPLPPVNPGGPRPLSFTPTALPNGINHSPPTLNGAPSPPQRFSNGPASSSSSSLTNQQLPATCGARQLSKLKRFLTTLQQFGNDISPEIGEKVRTLVLALVNSTVTIEEFHCKLQEATNFPLRPFVIPFLKANLPLLQRELLHCARAAKQTPSQYLAQHEHILLNTNTTSPSDSSELLMEVNGNGKRHSPDRREENSFERDPLPSEPPAKRVCTISPAPRHSPALALPLMNPAGQFHPTPPPLQHYNLEDIATSHLYRDPNKLLEQRDMRDRHSNLGLNGGYQDELVDHRLTEREWADEWKHLDHALNCIMEMVEKTRRSMAVLRRCQEADREELNYWKRRCSESAETRKGGSEFISRQHSPGSSDSISSDSQRDFSSRSGTGYVTEEIWKKAEEAVNEVKRQAMSEVQKAVAEAEQKAFEMIASERARMEQTIADAKRQATEDAFLVINEQEESTESCWNCGRKASETCSGCNIARYCGSFCQHKDWERHHRICGQGLHSQAKPLSLPAGRLAAAAAKPADGVPSPALEKTSATTSRSSTPASVTAIDTNGL from the exons TGCCCAATGGGATTAACCATTCTCCCCCCACGCTGAATGGGGcaccctctccaccccaaagattCAGCAATGGTCCTGCCTCATCATCTTCATCCTCCCTGACCAATCAGCAACTCCCAGCAACTTGTGGGGCCCGGCAGCTCAGCAAACTCAAGCGCTTCCTTACCACCCTTCAGCAGTTTGGCAATGACATTTCACCAGAGATCGGGGAGAAGGTCCGGACCCTAGTCCTAGCACTAGTG AACTCTACAGTGACAATTGAGGAATTTCACTGCAAGCTCCAAGAGGCCACCAACTTCCCTCTTCGTCCCTTTGTGATTCCATTTCTGAAG GCCaaccttcccttgctgcagagggAGCTGCTGCACTGCGCCCGGGCTGCCAAGCAAACGCCTTCCCAGTACCTGGCCCAGCATGAGCACATCCTGCTGAACACAAACACCACGTCCCCATCCGACTCCTCTGAGCTGCTGATGGAGGTGAATGGAAATGGGAAGAGACATAGTCCAGACAG aagagaagaaaatagtTTTGAGAGAGACCCGCTGCCATCGGAGCCGCCGGCCAAGAGAGTGTGCACCATTAGTCCAGCTCCGcggcacagccctgccctggctctcCCCCTCATGAATCCTGCTGGGCAGTtccatccaaccccacctccgCTCCAGCACTACAACTTGGAAGATATCGCAACTTCCCACCTGTACAGAGATCCCAACAAGCTCTTGGAACAGAGGGATATGCGCGACAGACATAGCAATCTCG GTTTAAATGGAGGCTATCAGGATGAGCTCGTGGACCATCGCTTAACAGAGAGAGAGTGGGCTGATGAGTGGAAGCATCTCGATCAC GCTTTGAATTGCATCATGGAAATGGTGGAGAAGACTAGGCGCTCCATGGCTGTTCTGCGGCGCTGTCAGGAGGCTGACCGGGAGGAGCTCAACTACTGGAAGAGGCGGTGCAGCGAGAGTGCAGAGacaaggaagggagggagtgaaTTCATCTCGAGGCAGCACAGTCCCGGGAGCTCTGACTCCATCAGCAGTG ATTCCCAGCGGGacttcagcagcaggtcaggGACGGGCTATGTTACTGAAGAGATATGGAAAAAAGCTG AAGAAGCCGTGAATGAGGTGAAGCGCCAGGCTATGTCTGAGGTGCAGAAAGCTGTGGCCGAGGCAGAGCAGAAGGCATTTGAAATGATTGCATCCGAGAGGGCCCGCATGGAACAAACCATTGCAGACGCAAAGCGCCAAGCTACTGAGGATGCCTTCCTCGTAATCAATGAGCAGGAAGAGTCTACAGAG AGCTGTTGGAACTGCGGTCGCAAAGCCAGTGAGACGTGCAGCGGATGCAACATTGCCCGGTACTGTGGCTCTTTCTGCCAGCACAAAGACTGGGAGCGACATCATCGGATCTGCGGACAAGGGTTACACAGCCAGGCCAAGccgctttccctgccagcagggCGATTGGCAGCAGCCGCCGCCAAGCCAGCCGATGGGGTTCCAAGTCCCGCCCTAGAGAAGACCTCTGCAACAACCTCTCGATCCTCTACCCCAGCTTCCGTGACAGCAATAGACACTAATGGACTCTAA
- the CBFA2T2 gene encoding protein CBFA2T2 isoform X2, translated as MVGIPGAFQFASEKRVPVMPGSPVEVKIQSRSSPPSMPPLPPVNPGGPRPLSFTPTALPNGINHSPPTLNGAPSPPQRFSNGPASSSSSSLTNQQLPATCGARQLSKLKRFLTTLQQFGNDISPEIGEKVRTLVLALVNSTVTIEEFHCKLQEATNFPLRPFVIPFLKANLPLLQRELLHCARAAKQTPSQYLAQHEHILLNTNTTSPSDSSELLMEVNGNGKRHSPDRREENSFERDPLPSEPPAKRVCTISPAPRHSPALALPLMNPAGQFHPTPPPLQHYNLEDIATSHLYRDPNKLLEQRDMRDRHSNLGLNGGYQDELVDHRLTEREWADEWKHLDHALNCIMEMVEKTRRSMAVLRRCQEADREELNYWKRRCSESAETRKGGSEFISRQHSPGSSDSISSDSQRDFSSRSGTGYVTEEIWKKAEAVNEVKRQAMSEVQKAVAEAEQKAFEMIASERARMEQTIADAKRQATEDAFLVINEQEESTESCWNCGRKASETCSGCNIARYCGSFCQHKDWERHHRICGQGLHSQAKPLSLPAGRLAAAAAKPADGVPSPALEKTSATTSRSSTPASVTAIDTNGL; from the exons TGCCCAATGGGATTAACCATTCTCCCCCCACGCTGAATGGGGcaccctctccaccccaaagattCAGCAATGGTCCTGCCTCATCATCTTCATCCTCCCTGACCAATCAGCAACTCCCAGCAACTTGTGGGGCCCGGCAGCTCAGCAAACTCAAGCGCTTCCTTACCACCCTTCAGCAGTTTGGCAATGACATTTCACCAGAGATCGGGGAGAAGGTCCGGACCCTAGTCCTAGCACTAGTG AACTCTACAGTGACAATTGAGGAATTTCACTGCAAGCTCCAAGAGGCCACCAACTTCCCTCTTCGTCCCTTTGTGATTCCATTTCTGAAG GCCaaccttcccttgctgcagagggAGCTGCTGCACTGCGCCCGGGCTGCCAAGCAAACGCCTTCCCAGTACCTGGCCCAGCATGAGCACATCCTGCTGAACACAAACACCACGTCCCCATCCGACTCCTCTGAGCTGCTGATGGAGGTGAATGGAAATGGGAAGAGACATAGTCCAGACAG aagagaagaaaatagtTTTGAGAGAGACCCGCTGCCATCGGAGCCGCCGGCCAAGAGAGTGTGCACCATTAGTCCAGCTCCGcggcacagccctgccctggctctcCCCCTCATGAATCCTGCTGGGCAGTtccatccaaccccacctccgCTCCAGCACTACAACTTGGAAGATATCGCAACTTCCCACCTGTACAGAGATCCCAACAAGCTCTTGGAACAGAGGGATATGCGCGACAGACATAGCAATCTCG GTTTAAATGGAGGCTATCAGGATGAGCTCGTGGACCATCGCTTAACAGAGAGAGAGTGGGCTGATGAGTGGAAGCATCTCGATCAC GCTTTGAATTGCATCATGGAAATGGTGGAGAAGACTAGGCGCTCCATGGCTGTTCTGCGGCGCTGTCAGGAGGCTGACCGGGAGGAGCTCAACTACTGGAAGAGGCGGTGCAGCGAGAGTGCAGAGacaaggaagggagggagtgaaTTCATCTCGAGGCAGCACAGTCCCGGGAGCTCTGACTCCATCAGCAGTG ATTCCCAGCGGGacttcagcagcaggtcaggGACGGGCTATGTTACTGAAGAGATATGGAAAAAAGCTG AAGCCGTGAATGAGGTGAAGCGCCAGGCTATGTCTGAGGTGCAGAAAGCTGTGGCCGAGGCAGAGCAGAAGGCATTTGAAATGATTGCATCCGAGAGGGCCCGCATGGAACAAACCATTGCAGACGCAAAGCGCCAAGCTACTGAGGATGCCTTCCTCGTAATCAATGAGCAGGAAGAGTCTACAGAG AGCTGTTGGAACTGCGGTCGCAAAGCCAGTGAGACGTGCAGCGGATGCAACATTGCCCGGTACTGTGGCTCTTTCTGCCAGCACAAAGACTGGGAGCGACATCATCGGATCTGCGGACAAGGGTTACACAGCCAGGCCAAGccgctttccctgccagcagggCGATTGGCAGCAGCCGCCGCCAAGCCAGCCGATGGGGTTCCAAGTCCCGCCCTAGAGAAGACCTCTGCAACAACCTCTCGATCCTCTACCCCAGCTTCCGTGACAGCAATAGACACTAATGGACTCTAA